Genomic DNA from Parvivirga hydrogeniphila:
TGATGGCGGCCGTGGCGAACGCGGCCGCGAGCTTCTCCACCAGCGTGCGCCTTCGTGACGCACACCCACATCCTATCCAACCCCCGGAAGCGTCTCGACGTACGAACACGCCGAGCATCCTCAGCGGCCCGACACGATGGAGAAGCATGGTGGGCAGAATCCGCCCGAGAGGGTCTCAGCCTCCCACTTCGATGACGGTGCCCACGCCAACCGGGACGTAGTCGTCGCCGAACTCGAGGGCGAAGCGTGTGCGTGCCGCGTCGCCCGTACAGTGCGTGGGCGCCACCCGCACAACGCCGAGCGTGCGCAACTCCTCAACCGTGGCCGCGATCTCGTGCTCTGTGGCGTCTTTGAGGTGGAAGCCGCCCATCACGAGAGCCGGGCGATTGCCGGATGCAGCCGAGCGCACGATCCGGACGATACCGGGATGCGCGCACCCGGTGATCACCACGGGGCCCGCGGCGGATCGCACCACGAGCGCCTGCTCCACGATCGAGGTTCCCAGTTCGCCCGTGGTACCCGCGCGAAGGCCTACCTTCGTCGGTCCCGTGACTCCCACCACGGTGATCCGTGCCGCCAACCCATAGCGGAACTCATCGGCGAACGAGCGGGGAACGTACGCCACGGGCCGTGCGCCCGCATCGAGCAGCGCGTCGATCCCTCCCACGTGGCCCCAGTGCTCGTGGGAGATCACGAGCGCGTCCATGCCTGACGGATCGATGCCGAGGGCATGCATGTTGGCGATCAGCATCCCGCCATCGCTGCCCGTGTCGAACAGTATGCGGTCGTCAGCGGTCTCCACCACACACGCAAAGCCCCATGCGGTGCCGAGCCGAGGAACGGGATGCTCTCCGTCCGGTACCGGGCCGTTGTTGTCGGACACGATCGTGATCCGGATCCGACTCCCCGCCTCTGCGTGTGCCATGGACTCCCCATCCGCGATCGATCTGCCGCAATGGCGGCCGAGCGCGCATCTGCCGTGCACAGTGTGCACCGAGCGAAATCAGGCCGGGTCCCTGAAGGACCCGACCCGGTCTCCTGTCGCAGCACCGCCGAGCTATAAGGGGCGCTCTTCGCGCGGTCCCTTTAGCGCGCCTGGTAGCGTGCCGGGAGCGCGCCGACTACATCCCGCGCTCGCGCATCGCACGCACGATGAAGCTTGCGACGTCGATACCGTGCGTGCCGCGACCGAAGCCGGCGTCCATCCCGCACTCGCGCGCCATCTCGTCGGTGACCTGCGTCCCGCCGGCGATGAGCAGCAGCCGCTGGCGCACGCCCTTTTCCACGGCGAGGTCGGCGAGCTTGCGCATCATCTCGCGGTGGACGTCGGCGTGCGTGATGATCGTGGAGACGAGCACCACCTGCGCTGCGTGCTCGATGGCGGCGTCGAGCAGCTTGTCCACGGGCACGCTCGTGCCGAGGTAGGTGACCGTGAAGCCCCACTTCTCGAGCCCGCCGTGCTTGATGTCGATGATCTCACGCATACCCACCGAGTGCTCGTCGTTGCCCACGGTGGCGGCCACCGCCTTGATGCCGTGTTCGCGCACGAACTCGCGGATCTCCTCATCGCTCAAAGCGGGCACCGGCTCCGGCACCACGAGCGTCGCAGGGTCGACCGCTGCCTCGAGCCGGCCTTTGAGCTCGACGAGGGTTCCTTCCGCCGGGTGCATCACGCGGCTGTGTATGACCTCGCACTCCACGAGGTTCATCGCACGCCCGAGCTCGAGCGCCGCGGCCTTCGCGACCTGCTCGGAGGCGGGCAGGAACATCGTCACGACGACGATGCCGTCCCCCGTCCACTCGACTTCCGGCTTGATGAGGCCGCGCTCGCGGAGCTCGCGCGTGGCGGCGAGGCGCGCCGCGGCGTTGTCGTCCGGGTCGAGCTCGTCGATGTAGGGGACCTTCGTGTCGTCGCACAGCGTGCAACCGCCGACCGCGTCGCACGGTTTGACGCCCTCGGGAA
This window encodes:
- a CDS encoding MBL fold metallo-hydrolase, with protein sequence MAHAEAGSRIRITIVSDNNGPVPDGEHPVPRLGTAWGFACVVETADDRILFDTGSDGGMLIANMHALGIDPSGMDALVISHEHWGHVGGIDALLDAGARPVAYVPRSFADEFRYGLAARITVVGVTGPTKVGLRAGTTGELGTSIVEQALVVRSAAGPVVITGCAHPGIVRIVRSAASGNRPALVMGGFHLKDATEHEIAATVEELRTLGVVRVAPTHCTGDAARTRFALEFGDDYVPVGVGTVIEVGG